The following proteins are co-located in the Triplophysa dalaica isolate WHDGS20190420 chromosome 2, ASM1584641v1, whole genome shotgun sequence genome:
- the morc3b gene encoding LOW QUALITY PROTEIN: MORC family CW-type zinc finger protein 3b (The sequence of the model RefSeq protein was modified relative to this genomic sequence to represent the inferred CDS: inserted 1 base in 1 codon; substituted 4 bases at 4 genomic stop codons): MGCRSEGGHKFLHTNSTSHTWPFSVIAELVANNAYDPDVRARQIWIDWTCIKGLDYLTLDAXLLTAHVVILIFSSFGLSKKRAVRCHVAVGVXDNRFKSGSMCQVKEAIVFTKTRDRMRVGLLSQSYIEAIGAXRVMVPIITFRCDGHTQAKDGAILRAILSLSSTLRKELFAEIRAISAAGPKGTRIFIXQMKSSNDDREFDFDXYDIQIRANTISGRSNIGFATIPESEYSLRLERVEAEMMSLSALCDQLKSELSKVREEKVERSKFQKLRLNLGRLLVSFIPTLQRCHRSDKVQENITQLI; the protein is encoded by the exons ATGGGTTGTAGGAGTgaaggagg TCATAAATTTCTTCATACTAATTCCACAAGTCACACCTGGCCGTTCAGTGTAATAGCTGAGTTGGTTG CAAATAATGCTTACGACCCAGACGTTCGTGCCAGACAGATCTGGATAGACTGGACTTGCATCAAAGGCCTGGACTACCTCACTTTAGATGCTTAG TTGTTAACTGCACACGttgttattttgatattttcaaGCTTTGGATTAAGCAAGAAGAGAGCGGTTAGATGTCATGTTGCAGTTGGTGTGTAAGACAACAGGTTCAAATCAGGTTCCATGTGTCAGGTTAAAGAAGCGATTGTTTTTACCAAGACCAGAGACAGGATGAGAGTGGGTCTCCTCTCTCAGTCTTACATCGAAGCCATCGGAGCATAGCGAGTCATGGTGCCCATCATCACATTTAGATGTGACGGACATACACA GGCAAAGGATGGAGCCATTCTGAGAGCGATCCTCTCGCTCTCTTCAACTCTGAGAAAAGAGCTGTTCGCCGAGATCCGTGCCATCAGTGCCGCTGGCCCCAAAGGAACACGCATCTTCATCTAGCAGATGAA GTCCTCAAATGATGATAGGGAATTTGACTTTG AATACGACATACAGATCAGAGCAAACACCATCAGTGGGAGGAGCAACATCGGTTTCGCCACAATCCCGGAGAGTGAATACTCATTACGG CTGGAAAGGGTGGAGGCAGAGATGATGAGTCTTTCTGCTTTGTGTGATCAACTGAAGAGTGAGTTATCAAAGGTCAGGGAGGAGAAAGTCGAGCGCTCCAAATTTCAGAAGCTGCGTCTTAACCTGGGCCGCCTTCTGGTGTCTTTTATTCCTACACTCCAGCGATGTCATCGATCAGATAAGGTTCAAGAAAACATCACCCAGCTGATTTGA